One Camelina sativa cultivar DH55 chromosome 3, Cs, whole genome shotgun sequence genomic window carries:
- the LOC104776749 gene encoding uncharacterized protein At1g24485-like isoform X3, with the protein MEESNMAQASFICLLLSFSIIFLSNAADISIDCGSSSSHVDAENRTWVGDTDFVNTGLTSKYAPLIKTDDSLTTLRYFPTGDTNCYSNIPVDKGGKVLVRTRFNYGDYNKESKAPRFDVVYDGKHRDSVITTTFVGGTLSEAIFIPESGNTSVCFVRTLLNEHPFVSTIEVRRLDDSMYTDLGPKEGFILQQRTAYGAQELVRSPFDPYDRMWQPATVAVTHLKSSAISINTTGADNRPPEIVLRTSWSKKDMAFYDISLPFSGLTFYIVIYFSEPLSLSSDQKRSFNVYYDNKQVGLNLIVPPFGAVMQASLRGVVTSRLPYLTFKGTPDSNLDPLINALEIYVISNSGGNGTNSTSTSGGSSPSAGGGGGSSPSTGGGGSSPKTGGGGGSPSTGGGSGKEESSGKSEEEKSSNSLALPLGISFPSLLVLGATGWGAWNYFIKPKRHRESELPLKQNINVQVNVGNNMGNATVNTGQ; encoded by the exons ATGGAAGAATCAAACATGGCTCAAGCTTCTTTTATTTGCCTTCTCCTCAGTTTTTCCATCATATTTCTTTCGAATGCAGCCG ACATAAGCATAGACTGTGGATCATCAAGTTCTCACGTTGACGCGGAAAACAGAACGTGGGTGGGAGACACAGACTTCGTAAACACCGGTTTGACGTCTAAATATGCACCATTAATCAAAACGGATGATTCTCTAACCACACTCCGGTATTTTCCTACGGGGGATACTAACTGTTACTCCAACATTCCGGTGGATAAAGGTGGGAAAGTGTTAGTTAGGACGAGATTCAACTACGGAGACTACAATAAAGAATCCAAGGCTCCGAGGTTCGATGTCGTTTATGATGGAAAACATAGAGATTCCGTCATCACAACGACATTCGTCGGCGGTACTCTATCGGAAGCGATATTTATTCCTGAGAGCGGGAATACCAGTGTTTGCTTTGTTCGCACGCTTTTGAACGAGCACCCTTTTGTGTCTACCATTGAAGTACGGAGGTTGGACGACTCTATGTATACCGATCTTGGTCCCAAGGAAGGTTTCATCCTCCAGCAAAGGACCGCCTACGGTGCCCAAGAATTAGTAAG GTCTCCGTTTGATCCTTATGATAGAATGTGGCAGCCAGCAACGGTTGCGGTCACACATCTAAAAAGTTCTGCCATTTCTATCAACACAACAGGGGCTGACAATAGACCACCAGAGATTGTCCTTCGGACATCTTGGTCAAAGAAGGACATGGCTTTCTATGATATAAGCCTACCTTTTTCCGGACTAACATTTTACATTGTCATTTATTTCTCGGAACCACTGAGCCTTAGTTCCGACCAAAAGCGATCTTTTAACGTTTACTATGACAACAAGCAAGTGGGTCTAAATCTAATTGTGCCACCTTTCGGGGCAGTGATGCAAGCTTCTCTGAGGGGTGTGGTGACGAGTAGGCTTCCTTATCTGACATTTAAAGGTACACCAGACTCAAATTTGGACCCACTCATCAACGCTCTCGAGATCTATGTCATTAGCAATAGTGGAGGAAACGGGACTAATTCAACAAGCACGAGCGGTGGAAGCAGCCCTAGCGCTGGCGGTGGCGGTGGAAGCAGCCCTAGCACTGGCGGTGGTGGTAGCAGCCCAAAGACTGGCGGCGGTGGTGGCAGCCCTAGCACTGGCGGTGGTAGTGGCA aagaagaatcttcagGGAAGTCCGAAGAGGAGAAAAGCAGCAACAGCTTAGCATTACCACTTGGCATTTCATTTCCGTCGTTGTTGGTTCTTGGAGCTACTGGCTGGGGTGCCTGGAACTATTTCATCAAACCCAAACGCCACCGCGAATCAGAAT TACCGCTCAAACAGAATATAAATGTACAAGTGAATGTGGGAAACAATATGGGAAATGCAACAGTGAATACTGGGCAATGA
- the LOC104776749 gene encoding uncharacterized protein At1g24485-like isoform X2 — MEESNMAQASFICLLLSFSIIFLSNAADISIDCGSSSSHVDAENRTWVGDTDFVNTGLTSKYAPLIKTDDSLTTLRYFPTGDTNCYSNIPVDKGGKVLVRTRFNYGDYNKESKAPRFDVVYDGKHRDSVITTTFVGGTLSEAIFIPESGNTSVCFVRTLLNEHPFVSTIEVRRLDDSMYTDLGPKEGFILQQRTAYGAQELVRSPFDPYDRMWQPATVAVTHLKSSAISINTTGADNRPPEIVLRTSWSKKDMAFYDISLPFSGLTFYIVIYFSEPLSLSSDQKRSFNVYYDNKQVGLNLIVPPFGAVMQASLRGVVTSRLPYLTFKGTPDSNLDPLINALEIYVISNSGGNGTNSTSTSGGSSPSAGGGGGSSPSTGGGGSSPKTGGGGGSPSTGGGSGSPSTGGGGGGKSEESSGKSEEEKSSNSLALPLGISFPSLLVLGATGWGAWNYFIKPKRHRESELPLKQNINVQVNVGNNMGNATVNTGQ; from the exons ATGGAAGAATCAAACATGGCTCAAGCTTCTTTTATTTGCCTTCTCCTCAGTTTTTCCATCATATTTCTTTCGAATGCAGCCG ACATAAGCATAGACTGTGGATCATCAAGTTCTCACGTTGACGCGGAAAACAGAACGTGGGTGGGAGACACAGACTTCGTAAACACCGGTTTGACGTCTAAATATGCACCATTAATCAAAACGGATGATTCTCTAACCACACTCCGGTATTTTCCTACGGGGGATACTAACTGTTACTCCAACATTCCGGTGGATAAAGGTGGGAAAGTGTTAGTTAGGACGAGATTCAACTACGGAGACTACAATAAAGAATCCAAGGCTCCGAGGTTCGATGTCGTTTATGATGGAAAACATAGAGATTCCGTCATCACAACGACATTCGTCGGCGGTACTCTATCGGAAGCGATATTTATTCCTGAGAGCGGGAATACCAGTGTTTGCTTTGTTCGCACGCTTTTGAACGAGCACCCTTTTGTGTCTACCATTGAAGTACGGAGGTTGGACGACTCTATGTATACCGATCTTGGTCCCAAGGAAGGTTTCATCCTCCAGCAAAGGACCGCCTACGGTGCCCAAGAATTAGTAAG GTCTCCGTTTGATCCTTATGATAGAATGTGGCAGCCAGCAACGGTTGCGGTCACACATCTAAAAAGTTCTGCCATTTCTATCAACACAACAGGGGCTGACAATAGACCACCAGAGATTGTCCTTCGGACATCTTGGTCAAAGAAGGACATGGCTTTCTATGATATAAGCCTACCTTTTTCCGGACTAACATTTTACATTGTCATTTATTTCTCGGAACCACTGAGCCTTAGTTCCGACCAAAAGCGATCTTTTAACGTTTACTATGACAACAAGCAAGTGGGTCTAAATCTAATTGTGCCACCTTTCGGGGCAGTGATGCAAGCTTCTCTGAGGGGTGTGGTGACGAGTAGGCTTCCTTATCTGACATTTAAAGGTACACCAGACTCAAATTTGGACCCACTCATCAACGCTCTCGAGATCTATGTCATTAGCAATAGTGGAGGAAACGGGACTAATTCAACAAGCACGAGCGGTGGAAGCAGCCCTAGCGCTGGCGGTGGCGGTGGAAGCAGCCCTAGCACTGGCGGTGGTGGTAGCAGCCCAAAGACTGGCGGCGGTGGTGGCAGCCCTAGCACTGGCGGTGGTAGTGGCAGCCCTAGCACTGGCGGAGGTGGTGGAGGCAAATCcg aagaatcttcagGGAAGTCCGAAGAGGAGAAAAGCAGCAACAGCTTAGCATTACCACTTGGCATTTCATTTCCGTCGTTGTTGGTTCTTGGAGCTACTGGCTGGGGTGCCTGGAACTATTTCATCAAACCCAAACGCCACCGCGAATCAGAAT TACCGCTCAAACAGAATATAAATGTACAAGTGAATGTGGGAAACAATATGGGAAATGCAACAGTGAATACTGGGCAATGA
- the LOC104776748 gene encoding ALBINO3-like protein 1, chloroplastic, producing MMMASSISLKPTTSLTLLSSFSTGKVLHFRRSRFTHSPSSYRYRTLVAQFGFRPGSFPDPGDSLEFIKDHAENLLYTIADAAVSSSETFESVAGTTNTTTKTNDWFSGIANYMETILKVLKDGLSTVNVPYSYGFAIILLTVLVKAATFPLTKKQVESAMAMKSLTPQIKAIQERYAGDQERIQLETARLYKLAGINPLAGCLPTLATIPVWIGLYRALSNVADEGLLTEGFFWIPSLAGPTTVAARQNGSGISWLFPFIEGNPPLGWPDTLAYLVLPLLLVFSQYLSIQIMQSSQSNDPAMKSSQAVTKLLPLMIGYFALSVPSGLSLYWLTNNILSTAQQVWLQKYGGAKNPVEKFTNLVTKEDKTQKVDKSISETLVQKSVSELKLPREKGGEKLTPEGPKPGERFRLLKEQEAKRRREKEEARLKAEATLSNQNTNKAQEQDGISDTAIFPEGDKENTKLSAVEETTDGTVTVNGKPSIQKDETTNGKFGVDHDIEQHHSHET from the exons ATGATGATGGCTTCTTCCATATCCCTAAAGCCGACGACGAGCCTTACCCTCCTATCCTCTTTCTCCACAGGCAAAGTCCTCCACTTCCGCCGCTCCCGTTTTACCCACTCACCGTCTTCGTATCGTTATCGGACTCTCGTAGCTCAATTCGGATTCAGACCAGGTTCGTTCCCTGACCCAGGTGACTCTCTCGAATTCATCAAGGACCATGCCGAGAATCTTCTCTACACGATCGCTGATGCCGCCGTTTCGTCCTCTGAAACCTTTGAATCTGTCGCTGGCACTACTAATACTACCACCAAGACCAATGATTGGTTCTCTGGTATTGCCAATTACATGGAAACTATTCTCAAG GTTTTGAAAGATGGGTTATCAACTGTAAATGTTCCTTATTCATATGGTTTCGCTATCATTCTATTGACTGTGCTTGTGAAGGCTGCTACGTTCCCATTGACGAAAAAACAg GTTGAATCTGCCATGGCTATGAAATCTTTGACGCCTCAGATTAAGGCTATTCAAGAACGGTATGCTGGTGATCAG GAGAGAATTCAGCTTGAAACTGCCAGATTGTATAAACTTGCTGGAATAAATCCCCTTGCAG GCTGCCTTCCCACACTAGCCACAATACCCGTCTGGATTGGGTTATATAGAGCCCTTTCCAATGTTGCGGATGAG GGGCTCTTAACGGAAGGCTTTTTCTGGATTCCTTCTCTTGCTGGTCCAACAACTGTTGCTGCAAGACAAAATGGCAGTGGAATCTCATGGTTGTTCCCTTTCATT gAGGGAAACCCACCTCTCGGATGGCCAGATACATTGGCATATCTCGTCTTACCTCTATTGCTCGTCTTCTCTCAGTACCTCTCCATTCAGATTATGCAGTCCTCGCAG AGTAATGATCCAGCCATGAAGAGCTCACAGGCGGTGACGAAGCTTCTTCCTCTGATGATTGGCTATTTTGCACTATCAGTTCCTTCTGGTTTAAGTCTTTATTG GTTGACCAACAACATTTTGAGCACTGCACAGCAAGTATGGCTTCAAAAATATGGTGGTGCCAAGAATCCGGTGGAGAAGTTCACTAATTTGGTCACAAAGGAAGATAAAACTCAAAAAGTTGACAAGTCGATTTCAGAAACGCTGGTTCAGAAGTCTGTTTCAGAACTGAAATTGCCAAGAGAGAAGGGTGGTGAAAAACTGACCCCAGAAGGGCCCAAGCCTGGTGAAAG GTTTAGGTTGCTCAAAGAGCAAGAAGCAAAGAGACGTCGAGAAAAAGAAGAGGCGAGGCTGAAAGCTGAAGCAACTCTATCAAATCAGAATACAAACAAAGCACAAGAACAAGATGGAATATCTGATACAGCCATTTTCCCTGAAGGAGATAAGGAAAACACCAAACTTTCTGCAGTGGAAGAAACAACTGATGGCACTGTCACTGTGAATGGGAAGCCATCCATTCAAAAGGACGAGACTACAAATGGGAAATTCGGCGTTGACCATGATATAGAACAACACCATTCTCATGAAACATAG
- the LOC104757014 gene encoding T-complex protein 1 subunit epsilon, producing the protein MALAFDEFGRPFIILREQDQKTRLRGIDAQKANIAAGKAVARILRSSLGPKGMDKMLQGPDGDITITNDGATILEQMDVDNQIAKLMVELSRSQDYEIGDGTTGVVVMAGALLEQAERQLDRGIHPIRIAEGYEMASRVAVEHLERIAQKFEFDINNFEPLVQTCMTTLSSKIVNRCKRSLAEIAVKAVLAVADLERRDVNLDLIKVEGKVGGKLEDTELIYGILIDKDMSHPQMPKHIEDAHIAILTCPFEPPKPKTKHKVDIDTVEKFETLRKQEQQYFDEMVQKCKDVGATLVICQWGFDDEANHLLMHRNLPAVRWVGGVELELIAIATGGRIVPRFQELTPEKLGKAGVVREKSFGTTKERMLYIEHCANSKAVTVFIRGGNKMMIEETKRSIHDALCVARNLIRNKSIVYGGGAAEIACSLAVDAAADKYPGVEQYAIRAFAEALDSVPMALAENSGLQPIETLSAVKSQQIKENIPFYGIDCNDVGTNDMREQNVFETLIGKQQQILLATQVVKMILKIDDVISNSEY; encoded by the exons ATGGCGCTGGCGTTCGATGAGTTCGGGCGTCCGTTCATTATACTAAGGGAGCAAGATCAGAAGACGCGTCTTAGAGGCATCGATGCTCAGAAAGCCAATATAGCCGCTGGTAAAGCCGTGGCTCGGATCCTTCGTTCTTCTCTTGGACCTAAAGGAATGGACAAAATGCTTCAGGGACCTGACGGAGACATCACTATCA CAAACGATGGTGCAACTATCTTGGAGCAAATGGATGTTGACAACCAGATTGCAAAGTTAATGGTGGAACTGTCGCGGAGTCAGGATTATGAAATTGGTGATGGCACAACAGGTGTTGTTGTCATGGCTGGTGCACTGCTGGAGCAAGCTGAACGTCAATTAGATAGAGGAATTCATCCTATCCGTATTGCTGAAGGATATGAAATGGCTTCTAGAGTGGCAGTTGAGCATTTGGAGCGTATTGCTCAGAAGTTTGAATTCGACATTAATAACTTTGAGCCCCTGGTTCAAACATGCATGACAACTCTTTCGTCCAAGAT TGTGAATCGATGCAAGCGTAGCTTAGCTGAGATTGCTGTTAAAGCGGTTCTTGCGGTTGCTGATTTAGAGAGGAGGGATGTTAATTTAGATCTGATTAAAGTTGAAGGGAAAGTCGGGGGAAAGTTGGAGGACACCGAGCTTATATATGGAATTTTGATTGACAAAGACATGAGTCATCCACAAATGCCAAAGCATATTGAAGATGCGCACATTGCCATTTTGACTTGCCCCTTTGAGCCACCGAAGCCAAAGACTAAGCATAAGGTGGACATTGACACAGTGGAGAAGTTTGAGACTTTGCGGAAGCAGGAGCAGCAATATTTCGATGAGATGGTTCAGAAGTGCAAG GATGTTGGTGCTACACTGGTAATTTGCCAATGGGGATTCGATGATGAGGCAAACCATCTATTGATGCACAGGAATTTGCCTGCTGTCAGATGGGTCGGGGGTGTTGAATTAGAACTTATTGCAATAGCCACAG GCGGTAGAATTGTTCCACGATTCCAGGAGTTGACACCAGAGAAGTTAGGGAAg GCCGGTGTGGTTCGTGAAAAATCCTTTGGCACAACAAAGGAACGAATGCTGTATATTGAGCACTGTGCGAACTCAAAAGCTGTCACTGTTTTCATCCGTGGAG GTAACAAAATGATGATAGAAGAAACGAAGCGTAGTATCCACGATGCTCTGTGTGTGGCTAGGAATCTCATCCGCAACAAATCAATTGTATATGGAGGTGGTGCAGCTGAAATCGCATGCTCACTTGCAGTTGATGCAGCTGCTGATAAATACCCTGGTGTTGAGCAG TATGCAATTAGGGCATTTGCAGAAGCTTTGGACTCTGTCCCTATGGCTCTTGCAGAGAACAGTGGATTACAGCCCATTGAGACACTCTCTGCGGTTAAATCTCAGCAAATTAAG GAGAATATCCCCTTCTATGGGATAGATTGCAATGACGTGGGAACAAACGATATGAGGGAGCAAAATGTGTTTGAAACATTGATCGGGAAACAACAGCAGATTCTGCTTGCAACACAAGTCGTCAAGATGATTCTGAAGATCGATGATGTCATCTCCAATTCTGAATACTGA
- the LOC104776749 gene encoding uncharacterized protein At1g24485-like isoform X1 has product MEESNMAQASFICLLLSFSIIFLSNAADISIDCGSSSSHVDAENRTWVGDTDFVNTGLTSKYAPLIKTDDSLTTLRYFPTGDTNCYSNIPVDKGGKVLVRTRFNYGDYNKESKAPRFDVVYDGKHRDSVITTTFVGGTLSEAIFIPESGNTSVCFVRTLLNEHPFVSTIEVRRLDDSMYTDLGPKEGFILQQRTAYGAQELVRSPFDPYDRMWQPATVAVTHLKSSAISINTTGADNRPPEIVLRTSWSKKDMAFYDISLPFSGLTFYIVIYFSEPLSLSSDQKRSFNVYYDNKQVGLNLIVPPFGAVMQASLRGVVTSRLPYLTFKGTPDSNLDPLINALEIYVISNSGGNGTNSTSTSGGSSPSAGGGGGSSPSTGGGGSSPKTGGGGGSPSTGGGSGSPSTGGGGGGKSEEESSGKSEEEKSSNSLALPLGISFPSLLVLGATGWGAWNYFIKPKRHRESELPLKQNINVQVNVGNNMGNATVNTGQ; this is encoded by the exons ATGGAAGAATCAAACATGGCTCAAGCTTCTTTTATTTGCCTTCTCCTCAGTTTTTCCATCATATTTCTTTCGAATGCAGCCG ACATAAGCATAGACTGTGGATCATCAAGTTCTCACGTTGACGCGGAAAACAGAACGTGGGTGGGAGACACAGACTTCGTAAACACCGGTTTGACGTCTAAATATGCACCATTAATCAAAACGGATGATTCTCTAACCACACTCCGGTATTTTCCTACGGGGGATACTAACTGTTACTCCAACATTCCGGTGGATAAAGGTGGGAAAGTGTTAGTTAGGACGAGATTCAACTACGGAGACTACAATAAAGAATCCAAGGCTCCGAGGTTCGATGTCGTTTATGATGGAAAACATAGAGATTCCGTCATCACAACGACATTCGTCGGCGGTACTCTATCGGAAGCGATATTTATTCCTGAGAGCGGGAATACCAGTGTTTGCTTTGTTCGCACGCTTTTGAACGAGCACCCTTTTGTGTCTACCATTGAAGTACGGAGGTTGGACGACTCTATGTATACCGATCTTGGTCCCAAGGAAGGTTTCATCCTCCAGCAAAGGACCGCCTACGGTGCCCAAGAATTAGTAAG GTCTCCGTTTGATCCTTATGATAGAATGTGGCAGCCAGCAACGGTTGCGGTCACACATCTAAAAAGTTCTGCCATTTCTATCAACACAACAGGGGCTGACAATAGACCACCAGAGATTGTCCTTCGGACATCTTGGTCAAAGAAGGACATGGCTTTCTATGATATAAGCCTACCTTTTTCCGGACTAACATTTTACATTGTCATTTATTTCTCGGAACCACTGAGCCTTAGTTCCGACCAAAAGCGATCTTTTAACGTTTACTATGACAACAAGCAAGTGGGTCTAAATCTAATTGTGCCACCTTTCGGGGCAGTGATGCAAGCTTCTCTGAGGGGTGTGGTGACGAGTAGGCTTCCTTATCTGACATTTAAAGGTACACCAGACTCAAATTTGGACCCACTCATCAACGCTCTCGAGATCTATGTCATTAGCAATAGTGGAGGAAACGGGACTAATTCAACAAGCACGAGCGGTGGAAGCAGCCCTAGCGCTGGCGGTGGCGGTGGAAGCAGCCCTAGCACTGGCGGTGGTGGTAGCAGCCCAAAGACTGGCGGCGGTGGTGGCAGCCCTAGCACTGGCGGTGGTAGTGGCAGCCCTAGCACTGGCGGAGGTGGTGGAGGCAAATCcg aagaagaatcttcagGGAAGTCCGAAGAGGAGAAAAGCAGCAACAGCTTAGCATTACCACTTGGCATTTCATTTCCGTCGTTGTTGGTTCTTGGAGCTACTGGCTGGGGTGCCTGGAACTATTTCATCAAACCCAAACGCCACCGCGAATCAGAAT TACCGCTCAAACAGAATATAAATGTACAAGTGAATGTGGGAAACAATATGGGAAATGCAACAGTGAATACTGGGCAATGA
- the LOC104776746 gene encoding vegetative incompatibility protein HET-E-1-like translates to MRVISKLFDSDKRKRTPKHLDSGESATSSSSLSDATTVSSSLHSSLSLQTLPSVPSLQKIPSATVTVSHSVTSSFKLRERSLPVTCLAVNGGYLFAVSGHEVSIYDRDMCAHLYTFNGQDPFSGTVKSVGFSGEKIFTAHQDGKIGVWKLTAKSGYKQLTTLPTLNDRLRRFALPKNYVQVRRHKKRLWIEHADAVTALAVNDGFIYSVSWDKTLKIWRASDLRCKESIKAHDDAVNAVAVSANGTVYTGSADRRIRVWAKPSGSKRHALVATLEKHKSAVNALALNDDGSVLFSGSCDRSILVWEREDTCDYMAVRGALRGHDKAILSLFNVSDLLLSGSADRTVRIWRRGSDSSYSCLEVLYGHTKPVKSLAAVKETESDGVVSIVSGSLDGEVKCWKVSVTKPDHSFYTNLVQ, encoded by the coding sequence ATGAGAGTTATCTCAAAGCTGTTCGATTCAGACAAAAGAAAACGAACACCAAAACATTTAGACTCCGGCGAAAGCGCCACGTCATCATCTTCACTCAGCGACGCCACCACCGTCTCAAGCAGTCTACACAGCAGTCTGTCTCTCCAGACGCTTCCTTCAGTTCCTTCTCTTCAGAAAATCCCCTCCGCCACCGTCACCGTCTCTCACTCCGTTACCTCTTCTTTCAAACTCCGTGAACGGAGTCTCCCCGTCACATGTCTCGCCGTCAACGGTGGTTACCTCTTCGCCGTCTCCGGACACGAAGTAAGCATCTACGATCGTGACATGTGTGCTCATCTCTACACATTTAACGGCCAGGATCCTTTCTCGGGAACAGTCAAATCCGTCGGTTTCTCCGGTGAAAAAATCTTCACGGCGCACCAAGACGGTAAGATCGGAGTTTGGAAACTAACGGCGAAAAGCGGTTATAAACAGTTGACGACGCTTCCGACTTTAAACGACCGTTTACGACGTTTCGCTCTCCCTAAAAACTACGTTCAAGTGCGCCGTCATAAAAAACGTCTCTGGATCGAACATGCCGACGCCGTCACTGCGCTCGCCGTCAACGACGGGTTCATTTACTCTGTTTCTTGGGATAAGactttgaagatttggagagCCTCTGATCTTCGTTGCAAAGAGTCTATCAAAGCTCACGATGACGCCGTTAATGCCGTCGCCGTCTCTGCGAACGGCACGGTTTACACCGGTTCGGCGGATAGACGTATCCGGGTCTGGGCTAAACCGTCCGGTTCGAAACGTCACGCGTTGGTCGCGACTTTGGAGAAGCACAAATCGGCGGTTAACGCTTTGGCATTAAACGACGATGGATCGGTTTTGTTTTCCGGTTCGTGTGACCGGTCTATTTTGGTTTGGGAGAGGGAGGACACTTGCGATTACATGGCGGTGAGAGGTGCTTTGAGGGGTCATGATAAAGCAATACTAAGCTTGTTCAACGTCTCTGATTTGCTGCTGAGTGGATCTGCTGATCGGACGGTTAGGATTTGGCGACGTGGATCTGATTCTAGTTACAGTTGCTTGGAGGTTCTTTATGGTCATACCAAACCGGTTAAGTCGTTGGCGGCGGTTAAAGAAACGGAGTCAGACGGCGTCGTTTCGATCGTTAGTGGAAGTCTCGACGGAGAGGTTAAATGTTGGAAGGTCTCCGTCACCAAACCGGATCATTCATTTTACACGAATCTtgttcaataa